In Littorina saxatilis isolate snail1 linkage group LG8, US_GU_Lsax_2.0, whole genome shotgun sequence, a single genomic region encodes these proteins:
- the LOC138973920 gene encoding uncharacterized protein isoform X2 codes for MWSVGCGYKTMKKLDCHTARVRFQLLFIFTVLSGTRGQTELSDCRVDIDTDWTVRGSCHYTKADVSRVNDINCTWYRQHNQGSVTLVTEGIVTGQLVTESSKTYYSGNCSFSVNVSTSHTGNHTFYIDFVPGPGRVETGQIEIVEPGKPESNCSERTVFPEGQDRSCDCTNSKSQPGSPPPTVGWRGSAPGQPLLLRDIKRSPIESRWFCEMTWGPEGNSIVKTTNISTVIVYGPDTIRISDGANSPPLTDLLVGQTATWRCQAFTVNSAARIEWTGVACDNGQTRTDCIFTAGRQDDGKTVTCTGRNNRFPNDLLASTSVRLNVTYPPNVPPEITGYINNTELTEGDNLTLTCTVRGGNPPVSSVTFSCVSDHHNSPNDTVVNSAVHNDSSVSSTVTIERLQAGDDGTTCVCGAEWPYGPDTLSYTLTSSVTLRVNVMAVTESTSTSRPQQQTKGLAHGEDAGEKINVGAVVGGSVGAVVAVIVTVVVVVVFVKRYLGRSIYAKPGPRLHESNYTDLVINDTVGDTNRASSHENKAANNDYENSGVKRTPGDDVHYQNTGSASQTAELNQYANSEVYAVSGGAQPVYQNTGAVSHTCAEGVYEDTSQM; via the exons ATGTGGAGTGTCGGCTGTGGATACAAAACCATGAAGAAACTGGACTGCCACACAGCCCGTGTGAGATTTCaacttctttttatttttaccgtgctaTCGGGTACAAGAG GTCAGACCGAGCTGTCAGACTGCAGAGTGGACATTGACACAGACTGGACAGTGAGGGGCAGCTGTCACTACACCAAGGCTGACGTTTCAAGGGTGAACGACATTAACTGTACATGGTATCGTCAGCACAACCAG GGTTCCGTCACCTTGGTCACCGAGGGAATCGTCACGGGACAGCTGGTCACAGAAAGCAGCAAGACGTATTACAGTGGGAACTGTTCCTTCAGTGTGAATGTCTCTACGTCTCATACAGGAAATCACACATTCTACATTGACTTTGTACCTGGACCTGGTCGGGTGGAGACGGGACAAATTGAAATTG TGGAACCAGGCAAACCGGAATCGAACTGCTCCGAAAGGACTGTTTTCCCTGAAGGACAAGACAGGTCATGTGACTGCACCAACAGCAAGTCACAGCCCGGCAGCCCCCCGCCCACTGTGGGATGGAGAGGGTCAGCACCAGGACAGCCACTCCTGTTGCGGGACATAAAGCGATCTCCCATAGAGTCACGCTGGTTCTGTGAGATGACGTGGGGTCCTGAGGGAAACAGCATTGTGAAAACTACAAACATATCCACTGTCATAGTGT ATGGACCAGATACTATAAGGATATCAGACGGTGCAAACAGCCCTCCACTGACTGACCTGCTTGTTGGGCAAACAGCAACGTGGAGGTGCCAAGCATTTACTGTAAATAGTGCTGCAAGAATAGAGTGGACAGGTGTAGCGTGTGACAATGGTCAGACCAGGACGGACTGTATCTTCACTGCGGGCAGACAGGACGACGGGAAGACAGTCACGTGTACCGGCAGAAATAATCGTTTCCCTAATGATTTACTCGCCAGCACATCTGTCCGGCTCAATGTCACAT ACCCACCAAACGTACCACCAGAGATCACAGGCTACATCAACAACACCGAGCTGACTGAGGGAGACAACCTGACCTTGACCTGTACCGTCAGGGGAGGCAACCCTCCTGTGTCTTCCGTCACTTTCTCCTGTGTGTCAGATCACCATAACAGCCCCAACGACACCGTGGTGAACTCCGCTGTGCATAATGACTCCTCTGTGTCCAGCACTGTGACGATAGAACGTCTGCAGGCAGGGGATGACGGgaccacgtgtgtgtgtggagctgAATGGCCGTACGGACCTGACACTTTGAGCTACACCTTGACTTCCTCTGTTACTCTGAGAGTAAACG TAATGGCTGTGACGGAATCTACATCAACATCAcgtccacaacaacaaacaaagggCCTTGCTCATGGAGAAGATG CTGGAGAAAAGATCAACGTTGGCGCTGTTGTTGGTGGTAGTGTCGGTGCAGTCGTTGCTGTTATCGTCACTGTTGTTGTCGTAGTCGTCTTTGTCAAGAGATATTTGG GAAGGAGCATATACGCCAAGCCGGGGCCCAGGTTACACGAGTCTAACTACACAGACCTCGTTATTAATGATACTGTGGGAGACACAAACCGGGCGTCGTCGCATGAAAACA AGGCAGCAAATAATGACTACGAAAACTCTGGGGTCAAACGAACACCAGGTGATGATGTTCA
- the LOC138973920 gene encoding uncharacterized protein isoform X1, which translates to MWSVGCGYKTMKTLNCHTARVRFQLLFIFAVLSGTTGQTELSDCRVDIDTDWTVRGSCHYTKADVSRVNDINCTWYRQHNQGSVTLVTEGIVTGQLVTESSKTYYSGNCSFSVNVSTSHTGNHTFYIDFVPGPGRVETGQIEIVEPGKPESNCSERTVFPEGQDRSCDCTNSKSQPGSPPPTVGWRGSAPGQPLLLRDIKRSPIESRWFCEMTWGPEGNSIVKTTNISTVIVYGPDTIRISDGANSPPLTDLLVGQTATWRCQAFTVNSAARIEWTGVACDNGQTRTDCIFTAGRQDDGKTVTCTGRNNRFPNDLLASTSVRLNVTYPPNVPPEITGYINNTELTEGDNLTLTCTVRGGNPPVSSVTFSCVSDHHNSPNDTVVNSAVHNDSSVSSTVTIERLQAGDDGTTCVCGAEWPYGPDTLSYTLTSSVTLRVNVMAVTESTSTSRPQQQTKGLAHGEDAGEKINVGAVVGGSVGAVVAVIVTVVVVVVFVKRYLGRSIYAKPGPRLHESNYTDLVINDTVGDTNRASSHENKAANNDYENSGVKRTPGDDVHYQNTGSASQTAELNQYANSEVYAVSGGAQPVYQNTGAVSHTCAEGVYEDTSQM; encoded by the exons ATGTGGAGTGTCGGCTGTGGATACAAAACCATGAAGACACTGAATTGCCACACAGCCCGTGTGAGATTTCAACTTCTTTTCATTTTCGCAGTGCTATCGGGTACAACAG GTCAGACCGAGCTGTCAGACTGCAGAGTGGACATTGACACAGACTGGACAGTGAGGGGCAGCTGTCACTACACCAAGGCTGACGTTTCAAGGGTGAACGACATTAACTGTACATGGTATCGTCAGCACAACCAG GGTTCCGTCACCTTGGTCACCGAGGGAATCGTCACGGGACAGCTGGTCACAGAAAGCAGCAAGACGTATTACAGTGGGAACTGTTCCTTCAGTGTGAATGTCTCTACGTCTCATACAGGAAATCACACATTCTACATTGACTTTGTACCTGGACCTGGTCGGGTGGAGACGGGACAAATTGAAATTG TGGAACCAGGCAAACCGGAATCGAACTGCTCCGAAAGGACTGTTTTCCCTGAAGGACAAGACAGGTCATGTGACTGCACCAACAGCAAGTCACAGCCCGGCAGCCCCCCGCCCACTGTGGGATGGAGAGGGTCAGCACCAGGACAGCCACTCCTGTTGCGGGACATAAAGCGATCTCCCATAGAGTCACGCTGGTTCTGTGAGATGACGTGGGGTCCTGAGGGAAACAGCATTGTGAAAACTACAAACATATCCACTGTCATAGTGT ATGGACCAGATACTATAAGGATATCAGACGGTGCAAACAGCCCTCCACTGACTGACCTGCTTGTTGGGCAAACAGCAACGTGGAGGTGCCAAGCATTTACTGTAAATAGTGCTGCAAGAATAGAGTGGACAGGTGTAGCGTGTGACAATGGTCAGACCAGGACGGACTGTATCTTCACTGCGGGCAGACAGGACGACGGGAAGACAGTCACGTGTACCGGCAGAAATAATCGTTTCCCTAATGATTTACTCGCCAGCACATCTGTCCGGCTCAATGTCACAT ACCCACCAAACGTACCACCAGAGATCACAGGCTACATCAACAACACCGAGCTGACTGAGGGAGACAACCTGACCTTGACCTGTACCGTCAGGGGAGGCAACCCTCCTGTGTCTTCCGTCACTTTCTCCTGTGTGTCAGATCACCATAACAGCCCCAACGACACCGTGGTGAACTCCGCTGTGCATAATGACTCCTCTGTGTCCAGCACTGTGACGATAGAACGTCTGCAGGCAGGGGATGACGGgaccacgtgtgtgtgtggagctgAATGGCCGTACGGACCTGACACTTTGAGCTACACCTTGACTTCCTCTGTTACTCTGAGAGTAAACG TAATGGCTGTGACGGAATCTACATCAACATCAcgtccacaacaacaaacaaagggCCTTGCTCATGGAGAAGATG CTGGAGAAAAGATCAACGTTGGCGCTGTTGTTGGTGGTAGTGTCGGTGCAGTCGTTGCTGTTATCGTCACTGTTGTTGTCGTAGTCGTCTTTGTCAAGAGATATTTGG GAAGGAGCATATACGCCAAGCCGGGGCCCAGGTTACACGAGTCTAACTACACAGACCTCGTTATTAATGATACTGTGGGAGACACAAACCGGGCGTCGTCGCATGAAAACA AGGCAGCAAATAATGACTACGAAAACTCTGGGGTCAAACGAACACCAGGTGATGATGTTCA